A stretch of the Gracilinanus agilis isolate LMUSP501 chromosome 4, AgileGrace, whole genome shotgun sequence genome encodes the following:
- the SAYSD1 gene encoding SAYSvFN domain-containing protein 1 encodes MEQRLAAFRASRKRAELEGESSGSGRSGKSSGEDVTVASTPSRAQEAPSDSAKETFQTQRSPLEKPTAISASRWDQSFLTNVTFLKVILWLVLLGLFVELEFGLVYFVLSLFYWMYVGTRGPGEKKKGEKSAYSVFNPGCEPIQGTLTAEQFERELQFQPLADR; translated from the exons ATGGAGCAACGTTTGGCGGCGTTCCGGGCCTCCCGGAAGCGAGCCGAGCTGGAGGGAGAGTCCAGCGGCTCGGGGAGGAGTGGAAAATCATCCGGAGAAGATGTAACAGTGGCCTCTACGCCGTCTAGGGCGCAGGAGGCCCCGAGCGATAGTGCTAAG GAAACATTTCAGACTCAAAGAAGCCCACTAGAGAAACCAACAGCTATTTCTGCATCTCGATGGGACCAATCCTTCCTCACTAATGTTACGTTCTTGAAGGTGATTCTTTGGCTGGTCTTACTGGGACTATTTGTGGAACTGGAGTTTGGTCTGGTTTATTTTGTTCTGTCCCTGTTTTATTGGATGTATGTTGGCACCCGTggccctggagaaaagaagaagggagaaaagagtgcTTACTCTGTGTTCAACCCTGGCTGTGAACCCATCCAGGGAACCCTGACTGCAGAACAGTTTGAGAGAGAATTACAATTCCAGCCCCTGGCTGATAGATAG